One Flavobacterium cerinum genomic window, AGCCTTGTTATCTGAGTTTAATAACTGATGCCTATTCAAAAAAGATAATGGGATATGATGTATCTGATTCTCTCAGTACACAAGGCTGTATCAGAGCCTTAAAAATGGCTCGTAAGAATAGGATATTTAAGTCTGAATCATTGATACATCATTCAGACAGGGGAATACAATATTGTTCGGATGAGTATCAGTATTTATTAAAGAAATACAGTCTAAAATGCAGTATGACACAAAACTCAGATCCGTATGAAAACGCAGTGGCTGAAAGAATAAACGGAATATTAAAACAAGAGTTTAGAATTGATACCTATCATCTTGAACTATATTTAATGAAGAAACTCATAGATGAGATTATTAAAAAATATAACCAGATTAGACCACATTGGTCAAACTATATGCTAACACCTAATCAAATGCATTTACAAAGAAGTATTAAAATAAAAACTTATAAAACAAAAAACAGAAGTAACTCGGAAGCTACTTCTGTCTAAAAAAGCTATTTTTACTAGTATTAATCCTGTATCGTTATTTTAGGACTAGTCATGTTCTTATATTTTGAAAGTTACAACGGCGCGTTTGGCATGATTTACTAAATCTTCGCTGATGCTTCCGTTAAAGAAGTGAGCAAGTCCTTTTCTGCCGTGTGTGCTGATACCGATCAGGTCGGCATTAACGCTTTTAGCAAAGTGTAAAATTCCTTTTTCTACGTTTACATCGTTATAGATATGTGTGGAGTAGTTGCTGATGTCAAAAGAGGCGATAAAGTCGGCTATCATTTTTTCGGCAACTGAAGTTGATTTAAAGTTGTTGGGG contains:
- a CDS encoding IS3 family transposase, which gives rise to MFGINRQVYYRSIKRAKFRRTLAEQVVTLVKEQRIAQPRLGTRKLYHILITELKALKVGRDKFFSILKANHLLIHPKRSYHLTTWSHHRFRKHPNLIKELDITSPEQVWVSDITYIGKREKPCYLSLITDAYSKKIMGYDVSDSLSTQGCIRALKMARKNRIFKSESLIHHSDRGIQYCSDEYQYLLKKYSLKCSMTQNSDPYENAVAERINGILKQEFRIDTYHLELYLMKKLIDEIIKKYNQIRPHWSNYMLTPNQMHLQRSIKIKTYKTKNRSNSEATSV